A single window of Malus sylvestris chromosome 5, drMalSylv7.2, whole genome shotgun sequence DNA harbors:
- the LOC126620795 gene encoding BTB/POZ domain and ankyrin repeat-containing protein NPR1-like, with protein MAYSAEPSSSLSFTSSSPLSNGSISHNVSCSGSESVPNLEVISLSKLSSSLEQLLVDPGCDFSDADIVVEGIPVGVHRCILASRSRFFRELFKREKGSSGKEGRPKYYMSDLLPYGDVGYEAFLVFLSYVYTGKLKPSPMEVSTCVHNVCAHDACRPAINFVVELMYAASVFQMPDLVSIFERRLLNFVGKALPDNVIPILVVAFHCQLNQLIAQCIERVARSDIDDISIEKGLPDEVVKKIKVLRRKPQEDCVSNLPPVDPLHEKRIRRIHKALDSDDVELVKLLLTESNITLDEANALHYAAAYCDPKVVTEVLDLGLADVNLRNSRGYTVLHIAVMRKEPSIIVLLLTKGARASELTSDGQSAVSICRRLTRPKDYHSKTEQGQEANKDRICVDVLEREMRRNPMAGDTSISSQIMPDDLHMELLNLENRVAIARLLFPAEAKLAMVVAHTEATPEFPKPSSSKGSSGNLMEVDLNETPTMQNKRLHSRLEALMKTVRLGRCYFPHCSEVLDKFIVDDLPELFFLESGSSDEQKVKRRRFMELKEEVQKAFTKDKAELSLSGLSSSSSSSSPRKFGTNQKVRKL; from the exons ATGGCTTATTCAGCTGAACCATCATCCTCTTTGAGCTTTACTTCCTCATCCCCTTTGTCAAATGGTTCGATAAGCCACAACGTATCGTGCTCGGGCTCCGAATCGGTGCCAAATCTTGAAGTAATCAGTTTGTCCAAGCTTAGTTCCAGTTTGGAGCAGCTGTTGGTTGATCCTGGATGCGATTTTAGTGATGCTGATATCGTCGTTGAGGGGATTCCTGTTGGTGTTCACCGATGTATATTGGCTTCGAGGAGTAGGTTTTTTCGCGAGCTATTCAAGCGAGAAAAGGGGTCTTCTGGGAAGGAAGGCAGGCCAAAGTACTATATGAGCGATTTGCTGCCTTACGGGGATGTTGGATACGAAGCCTTCTTGGTTTTCTTAAGCTATGTATATACCGGAAAGCTTAAGCCTTCTCCAATGGAGGTGTCAACGTGCGTTCACAATGTATGTGCCCATGACGCTTGTAGACCTGCTATTAATTTCGTTGTGGAATTGATGTACGCCGCTTCCGTTTTCCAAATGCCCGATCTGGTTTCGATATTCGAG CGGCGCCTTCTTAATTTTGTTGGGAAAGCTCTGCCGGACAATGTTATCCCGATTCTCGTGGTTGCTTTCCATTGCCAGTTGAATCAGCTCATCGCTCAGTGTATAGAGAGAGTGGCACGATCGGATATTGATGATATCTCTATTGAGAAGGGACTTCCTGATGAGGTTGTGAAGAAAATCAAAGTTCTTCGCCGCAAACCTCAGGAGGACTGTGTCTCAAACTTGCCACCTGTGGATCCCTTGCATGAAAAGAGAATCCGGAGAATACATAAGGCTTTGGACTCGGATGATGTTGAACTTGTGAAACTTCTTTTAACGGAGTCTAATATAACGCTAGACGAAGCAAATGCTCTTCATTATGCTGCAGCTTACTGCGATCCTAAGGTTGTGACTGAAGTGCTTGATCTGGGTCTCGCTGATGTTAACCTCCGGAATTCTCGTGGTTATACAGTGCTTCACATTGCTGTCATGCGCAAAGAGCCATCAATTATCGTATTGCTTCTCACTAAAGGAGCTCGTGCGTCGGAGCTAACATCAGATGGTCAGAGTGCTGTTAGTATTTGCCGGAGGTTGACAAGACCAAAGGATTACCATTCAAAAACAGAGCAGGGGCAAGAAGCAAACAAAGACCGAATATGCGTTGATGTTCTAGAGAGGGAAATGCGGCGGAATCCCATGGCTGGAGATACATCTATATCTTCCCAAATAATGCCTGATGATCTGCACATGGAGTTGCTGAACCTGGAGAACAGAG TGGCAATTGCGCGATTGTTATTTCCTGCGGAGGCCAAGCTAGCCATGGTCGTTGCCCATACAGAGGCAACGCCCGAGTTTCCTAAGCCATCGTCATCGAAAGGCTCAAGTGGGAATCTGATGGAGGTTGATTTAAATGAGACCCCCACAATGCAGAACAAAAGACTCCACTCTAGGTTGGAAGCCCTTATGAAAACCG TCCGTTTGGGTAGATGCTATTTCCCTCACTGCTCGGAAGTCCTGGATAAGTTCATCGTGGACGACCTTCCTGAATTGTTTTTCCTCGAGTCCGGCTCCTCTGATGAGCAGAAGGTAAAGAGGAGGCGTTTCATGGAGCTGAAGGAGGAAGTACAAAAGGCATTTACCAAAGACAAGGCTGAGTTGAGCCTCTCCGGGTtgtcttcatcatcctcctcgtCATCTCCCAGAAAATTTGGCACAAATCAGAAGGTTAGGAAATTGTGA